TGCGTTGATGAGGTGTGTCGATAGCGAAGATTCACTGTATCATGAATGTCGTCACTGTGGAGCGACGTTTGATGGGAAACCAGATGAGTGTCCCCAATGCGATGCCGAATCGTTTGCTAGTTACCATCCATCAACATTTCACTAGTAACATAGCAGAACTAATTCTTGATCAAGTATTACTCCCAGTTGTCAGCGAAAACGATGCAGAGCAAACGCATCGTCGAACTAGAGGGGAGAATCTAACCCCATGAACGACGCCGGCGGCGAACAGACGATGCTAGCCGCCGCGGGCCAGGATTCCGACCCTGAGCCGGAACCTGAGCCTGAGCTTCCCGTGTGGGAACGCCAGCGGCGCGAACTCTTGGGGAAGTGACACGGCTACTTGAGATTCGTGAAATAGTCAAAAATAGATCGGTGATTCGTCCCGCGCGACAATTCCCGACCTCGCCGCTGTCTAGTGATTACACTCATAACAAATAGGACACATATTCAAATCTCCTATCGATTCGCGCCTCGAAAACCTATCCTAAGCGGATAGGTCGTACGTGATGCAACGGGCGACTTGTGGGGACAGATCGCCAATGGGCGTTACAAATTCACATGGCTTAGCTCATGGGGACATTGCCCGCTCACAAGGAGCAAGTCCCCATTTGCAGGACTCCACAACCACGCTTACGAGCGTGGTGACAGGTGCCGGGGCGCGGATGGGGTTCCGGCGATAATAACTCGATTTCTGGACATAATAAAATCTGGGGTTGTAGCAGAAGGGGCGACAGGACCGGTCTATTCGCCGACCTTGTACGAGTCCCTAAGACAGGACGCGCCTGTGGTGGGGGTCAGGCGACCGCGTCGCGACCAAATGCGGCCCTCTGGCGACAAGGCGCGGTTCTTTACTCGAGCGGTGCGGTGTCGGTGTTGATCAATTCGACGACGTGAGGCGGCACGAGGACCGCCTCGCCACTCTCGGCGTCGATGTATTGCAATCACCTATCTCGGAAGATATTCGGACACGAGCGCGTAGCCGTCGACGTCGGGGCGGGCTTCGTCGACGAAATAGATCGTGTGTTCGCGGTCGGCCCCGGTCGGCTCCGAGTAGCCGCCGGGCCCATAGGCGTCGGGATCCAGGGCGACATGGCGGATCGCGTGAGCCGGTTCAGTGTGCAAGCTCGCGTCACCACTCAGTCGGATCGTCATTCATCGGCCGCATTCGGTGAGATCGAGCGCATCGACGTTGACGAAGGCGTCCGGGTCGTCCTGACGGAAGTGAACCCGGTGAGTCATAGACCGACACCTCCGAGTGCGAGAGCGGTCGTGAGTGCGCCCACAAGCGCCGCGAGCACGAACCGGAGTAACACGGCGGATCGTCTCCAAGTGGCGCTGGCGGCGACGACGGCGCGCGTGTGCGTCGAGAGAGTCGGCGGACATCAGAGTCCACCCCAAGCCGAGCACTCCTCATTGTGGGCCTCGCTTCGGAGGTCGTGCTCGCGCATGGCCTCGCATCCGCATTCACACCGGAAGTACGTCGCGGACTCGCCGCGGATGAGCGCCTGCGATTCGGGTTCGACGTGGCGCATGATCGTGGGTTTATCGGTGGCCGATTCGACAGTCGTTTGGGTCGCGGATTCGTGGATCGACATGGGTTGTTGGGCTGAAACAACCCGGCCCGCGTGGTCCTAACACGCGGGCATTCCTTCCGATTCGGAACGCCCCGAGGGGCCGGCTTGTCTCGTTTAGGCCCACGAGGGACAAGGCCATAAAAGTGTCTAATACCCTATTCAGGTATGATTTTACAGGGGTTATGTCCTACATAGGTATAGTTATGTAGGTGGCCCACGTAGGTCAATTCATGAGCGAGGACACCGACGGGAAGCCCGGCCCGAAGCCGAAGGTCACGCCGCCCGACGTGCTCAAGTTGTTTGAGGAGCGGGAGGACCGCGCCGAGCCGCTGACGGCGAGCGAGGTAGCCGACGCGCTCAACTGCTCACGTCGAACAGTCGGGCGCAAGTTCGAGCAGCTGCTTGAGCAGGGCGACGTCGACTCGAAGAAGGTCGGCGGGCGCTCGCGCGTCTACTGGGTCCCTATCCGGCCGGGCGAGTAAGCGTCCGCGACCGCGCCTAAACGCGCGTCAGCCGTGAGCCAGACGCACGGCTGACATAACACTTTGTCACATCCGATCTTCAGGTCTGGCATGGGCCGGGATATGGAACGGATCACTGTCACACTCAGTGAGACACAAAAGACGCGTTTAGACGAGTTATGCGGAGAGGACGTTTCCGAGACGGTTCAGAGCTTGTCGAATCCCCTTTTCGGCGCGCTTGGCGATGAATTCACCCTCTGGTTTGCCAAGATCTCGATCACGATAGGCTAGGTGAGCGATCCCAATTGCGTCCGCTACACCAATTTCAAGTGCTAGGTCGCCTGGATCACCCCTATCACCTAGTTCGTGTATCTCCAGGGATTTTTCAATTTGCTCAGGGGGGATTCGCGCAGGAGCAATGAAAAGTCCATAATACGCGTATGAAAGGACCACAGAGTAGAGTGATCTTCAGGTACGTCACGAACGGAGTGAGGAGGGTGTCGAGGAGCTATCTGCAAACGAGGATAATAG
The Halalkalicoccus tibetensis genome window above contains:
- a CDS encoding helix-turn-helix domain-containing protein, with protein sequence MSEDTDGKPGPKPKVTPPDVLKLFEEREDRAEPLTASEVADALNCSRRTVGRKFEQLLEQGDVDSKKVGGRSRVYWVPIRPGE